One segment of Castanea sativa cultivar Marrone di Chiusa Pesio chromosome 3, ASM4071231v1 DNA contains the following:
- the LOC142629521 gene encoding polygalacturonase 1 beta-like protein 2 gives MHKKLSLMTLLHLIIFFSSLTVGFSSSGENPFTPKSYLIRYWNKEIRNTKSDPSFLLSKASPLSTVDSASFSKLAAQNSLSTHLPAFCSSANLLCFPDLAPSLEKHVKDSDFSGYADRNFTNYGTDRLGGTDSFKAYSSDQNLPVDSFRRYSRDSTGHKDKFNNYASNGNVVDQGFNGYATGSTGGSGEFTKYADSVNVPNLAFTSYSDDSNGRSHSFSAYSENANAGNQKFASYGKNANGAPNDFKGYGSSANVVGSGFSGYGQSGNAVNDTFTTYGNEGNNPQNNFKSYGDGGNAAIETFKSYRDKSNVGDDSFQSYAKNSNSAKVNFVNYGKSFNEGTDKFSGYGQGSEGHAVGFKIYGVNNTFKDYSKEGVTFITYNNASVKTEQKSEAMALSGSLVKRFVEPGKFFRESMLKKGTVMPMPNIKDKMPKRSFLPRTILSKLPFSSSKISEMKQIFHADDNSTMEAMIVDSLSDCERAPSPGETKRCVGSAEDMIDFAVSVLGRNVAVRTTESVKGSNQNVKLGSVKGINGGKVTQSVSCHQSLFPYLLYYCHSVPKVRVYEADILDPNSKAKINHGVAICHLDTSSWSPSHGAFLALGSAPGRIEVCHWIFENDLTWTIAD, from the exons atgcacaAAAAACTCAGCCTCATGACTCTTCTCCATCTCATTATCTTTTTCTCTTCGCTCACC GTTGGATTCTCTTCGTCTGGTGAAAACCCATTTACCCCGAAGTCTTATCTGATTCGGTACTGGAACAAAGAGATCCGAAACACCAAGTCCGACCCGAGTTTTTTGTTATCCAAGGCGTCCCCATTGAGCACCGTTGACTCAGCGAGTTTCTCCAAACTCGCCGCCCAGAACTCGCTCTCGACTCATCTTCCGGCCTTCTGCTCCTCCGCGAATCTCCTCTGCTTCCCCGATTTAGCGCCGAGTCTCGAGAAGCACGTCAAAGACTCGGACTTTTCTGGGTACGCGGACCGGAACTTCACCAACTACGGCACCGATCGGCTCGGCGGAACCGACTCGTTCAAGGCCTACTCCAGCGACCAGAACTTGCCGGTGGACTCGTTCCGCCGATACAGCCGGGACTCCACTGGTCACAAGGACAAATTCAACAACTACGCATCGAACGGAAATGTCGTGGACCAGGGTTTCAATGGCTACGCCACTGGCTCCACCGGCGGCTCCGGCGAGTTCACGAAGTACGCCGACTCAGTCAATGTCCCCAATCTCGCTTTCACTTCCTACTCGGACGATTCCAACGGCCGGTCCCACTCGTTCTCCGCTTACAGCGAGAACGCCAACGCCGGCAACCAGAAATTCGCTAGCTACGGCAAAAACGCCAATGGAGCCCCGAACGACTTCAAAGGCTACGGTTCCAGCGCCAATGTCGTCGGGTCGGGTTTCTCGGGTTACGGCCAATCCGGAAATGCCGTTAACGACACGTTCACAACTTACGGTAACGAAGGAAACAATCCACAGAACAATTTCAAAAGCTACGGCGACGGAGGCAACGCCGCCATCGAAACCTTCAAGAGTTACAGAGACAAATCCAATGTGGGTGACGACTCGTTCCAGAGTTACGCGAAGAACTCGAACTCGGCGAAGGTCAATTTCGTAAATTACGGCAAGTCCTTCAACGAAGGCACTGACAAGTTCAGCGGTTACGGTCAAGGCAGCGAAGGGCACGCCGTTGGATTCAAGATCTACGGCGTGAACAACACCTTCAAAGATTACTCGAAAGAAGGAGTCACATTTATTACGTACAACAATGCGAGCGTGAAAACGGAGCAGAAAAGCGAAGCAATGGCGCTCAGTGGCAGTTTGGTAAAAAGGTTCGTCGAGCCGGGCAAATTCTTTCGCGAGTCGATGTTGAAGAAAGGGACAGTGATGCCAATGCCGAACATTAAGGATAAAATGCCTAAAAGGTCGTTTTTGCCCCGGACGATTTTGTCGAAATTACCGTTCTCGTCCTCGAAGATCTCTGAGATGAAGCAGATTTTTCACGCCGATGATAATTCGACCATGGAGGCCATGATTGTGGACTCGCTGAGCGACTGCGAGAGGGCTCCGAGCCCGGGCGAGACCAAGCGGTGCGTGGGTTCGGCCGAGGATATGATTGACTTTGCGGTTTCGGTTTTGGGTCGAAACGTCGCCGTTCGAACGACTGAGAGTGTGAAAGGGTCAAACCAGAACGTGAAGCTCGGATCGGTCAAAGGAATCAACGGTGGGAAAGTCACGCAATCGGTCTCATGTCACCAGAGCCTGTTCCCTTACCTACTGTATTACTGCCACTCGGTTCCGAAGGTTCGGGTCTACGAAGCGGACATACTGGATCCGAATTCGAAAGCCAAGATTAACCATGGTGTTGCCATCTGTCACTTGGACACGTCATCTTGGAGCCCGAGTCACGGAGCTTTCTTGGCTTTGGGGTCGGCTCCGGGTCGGATCGAGGTTTGTCATTGGATTTTCGAGAATGATCTGACGTGGACAATTGCTGACTAG